Proteins found in one Triticum aestivum cultivar Chinese Spring chromosome 4D, IWGSC CS RefSeq v2.1, whole genome shotgun sequence genomic segment:
- the LOC123096036 gene encoding putative rRNA methyltransferase YlbH — protein sequence MASSTLASAPFLPSLPSPNHRRLSLRYPARRLGVAASAAPKGAAASEAARERRRFLERYGLNPDDFEEDAEPDPREERRRERRMRRSGRGEEEAALAPARPVERRETHKMLQVLAGKVRRRKLLSPKDRNVRPMMEVVRGAAFDIIQSAGGSPASLKPGLWLDLYSGTGSVGIEAMSRGCSQAHFVELDPWVISEVLKPNLDCTGFLDTSHIHMLRVENFLDNAEKSKGRYPSFDYISVTPPYVEVNYSTLLDQLARSPLVGEDCFILVEYPLKTDMPESCGKLIKIADRKFGRTNLLIYGPTWSEKKKGRILR from the exons ATGGCTTCCTCCACTCTGGCCTCCGCCCCCTTCCTCCCGTCGCTCCCCAGTCCAAACCACAGGCGCCTCTCCCTCCGCTACCCCGCTCGCCGTCTCGGGGTGGCCGCCTCCGCGGCTCCTAAGGGCGcggcggcgtcggaggcggcgagggAGCGCCGGCGTTTCCTGGAGCGCTACGGCCTCAACCCTGACGACTTCGAGGAGGATGCCGAGCCGGATCCCAGG gaagagaggaggagggagaggcggaTGCGGCGGTCGggtagaggggaggaggaggccgctcTTGCTCCTGCCAGGCCGGTGGAGCGCCGGGAGACTCATAAGATGCTTCAG GTACTAGCTGGGAAAGTACGCAGAAGAAAACTACTATCACCAAAAGATAGGAATGTTCGTCCGATGATGGAAGTTGTCCGAGGAGCAGCCTTTGACATTATACAA TCAGCTGGTGGTTCTCCTGCTTCACTCAAACCTGGTCTGTGGTTAGACTTGTACAGTGGTACTGGATCTGTAGGAATTGAAGCTATGAGCCGAGGCTGTTCACAG GCGCATTTTGTTGAGTTGGACCCTTGGGTTATTTCTGAGGTTCTTAAACCTAATCTGGACTGTACTGGATTTCTTGATACTTCGCACATACATATGCTCCGTGTCGAGAACTTCTTGGACAATGCTGAAAAATCTAAAG GTAGATATCCTTCTTTTGATTATATTAGCGTAACGCCGCCATATGTTGAGGTCAACTACAGTACACTACTCGATCAGCTTGCAAGGTCCCCGTTGGTTGGAGAAGATTGCTTCATT CTAGTTGAGTACCCACTGAAAACAGATATGCCTGAATCCTGCGGAAAGCTAATAAAG ATAGCTGACAGGAAGTTTGGTAGGACAAACCTGCTGATTTATGGGCCAACCTGGtcagagaaaaagaaaggaaggaTCCTGAGATAA